A region of Brevinematales bacterium DNA encodes the following proteins:
- a CDS encoding nitronate monooxygenase — protein MKTLKIGDIEVRLPIIQGGMGIGVSLSGLAGAVANEGGIGTISAVMPGFREPDIYKNYLEANIRGLRKEIQRAKTLTKGILAVNIMVALTNYEDMVRTAIEEGADIIISGAGLPLGLPKYLNGSSRTKLIPIISTERSADLIIRKWQKSYNYIPDALILESPFSGGHQGVKADEINQDTFTLDQQLPKVLSVVDKYRQMYGKPIPVIVAGGIYTGADIKKYMDMGASGAQLGSRFITTDECDADIEFKNQYLNCNNKNDIIVIKSPVGLPLRIIKNKFITEVLKGKRKPKACPYKCLHTCDYKEVSFCISMALMNAQRGNINEGILCSGTNGYRNDEIIPVSELISRIKSEYNFNPLKKLKLQPAVI, from the coding sequence ATGAAAACATTGAAAATCGGTGATATTGAAGTAAGACTGCCCATCATTCAAGGCGGCATGGGTATCGGTGTGTCGTTGTCCGGCCTGGCGGGCGCAGTAGCAAACGAAGGCGGTATCGGCACTATCTCCGCTGTTATGCCGGGGTTTCGCGAACCCGATATCTATAAGAATTATCTGGAAGCAAATATCAGAGGATTACGGAAGGAAATTCAACGCGCGAAAACTCTTACTAAAGGGATATTGGCAGTAAATATCATGGTCGCATTAACCAACTATGAAGATATGGTCAGGACAGCGATAGAAGAAGGCGCTGATATCATTATATCGGGAGCGGGATTACCGTTGGGATTACCTAAATACCTGAACGGTTCGTCAAGGACTAAGTTAATCCCGATCATTTCTACCGAACGTTCGGCGGATTTGATTATCAGAAAATGGCAAAAATCTTACAATTATATTCCCGACGCGCTGATACTTGAAAGCCCGTTTTCAGGTGGGCATCAGGGCGTTAAGGCAGACGAAATCAATCAGGATACCTTTACACTGGATCAGCAATTACCTAAAGTTCTCAGCGTCGTCGATAAATATCGGCAAATGTACGGTAAACCCATTCCCGTTATAGTCGCCGGCGGAATATATACCGGTGCGGATATAAAGAAGTATATGGATATGGGCGCATCGGGGGCGCAACTCGGGTCAAGGTTTATTACAACCGACGAATGCGATGCCGATATCGAGTTTAAAAACCAATATCTGAACTGCAACAATAAAAACGATATTATTGTAATAAAAAGCCCGGTCGGATTACCCCTGAGAATCATCAAAAACAAATTTATCACTGAAGTATTAAAGGGTAAACGGAAACCGAAAGCATGCCCGTATAAATGCCTGCACACTTGCGATTATAAGGAAGTTTCTTTTTGTATTTCTATGGCATTAATGAATGCGCAAAGAGGAAACATCAACGAAGGGATTCTTTGCAGCGGAACCAACGGGTACAGGAATGATGAAATTATACCGGTTTCCGAACTGATATCCCGCATCAAGAGCGAGTACAATTTCAATCCGTTGAAGAAACTGAAACTCCAGCCCGCTGTGATCTAG